One region of SAR324 cluster bacterium genomic DNA includes:
- a CDS encoding TraB/GumN family protein: MEYSANVHTIQHDGKTIFLIGTAHISQNSVNEVNQVIQAENPDVVCVELCASRFEALSQEEQWQNMDIFKVVKEKKTFLLMATLILSSFQKKLGDQIGVKPGAEMLEAAETAKSVGARVELIDRDVRLTLQRIWGNLSFWEKTKLLNQLIMGIVIHEEITEDEIEKLKEVDMMTQAMQQLADHFPQIKQTLIDERDQYMAEKLRQIEGNKIVAVVGAGHVPGMLREMGQEHDFNELESKPPPGKWGRLLKWGIPGVIIGIITYGFLRLDSQVSTEMIFRWFWINGSLSALGTMIAMGHPVTWLTAFVAAPFTSLNPTIAAGWVAGMVELMIRKPQVKDFEFLGEDIQHFKGFWTNRITRTLMVVILANVGSSIGTILGGMAVVSLLK, translated from the coding sequence ATGGAATACTCAGCCAATGTACACACAATTCAGCACGATGGAAAAACAATTTTTCTTATAGGCACCGCTCATATTTCACAAAACAGTGTGAATGAGGTCAACCAGGTGATTCAGGCCGAAAACCCGGATGTCGTTTGCGTGGAATTGTGTGCTTCCCGGTTTGAAGCGTTGTCTCAGGAGGAACAGTGGCAAAACATGGATATTTTCAAAGTGGTTAAGGAGAAAAAAACCTTTTTGCTGATGGCCACACTGATCCTGTCTTCTTTTCAGAAAAAACTGGGTGATCAGATCGGTGTCAAGCCTGGCGCTGAAATGCTGGAAGCGGCTGAGACCGCCAAGAGTGTCGGTGCTCGTGTGGAATTGATTGACCGTGATGTGCGACTGACATTGCAACGTATCTGGGGCAATTTATCATTCTGGGAAAAAACCAAACTGCTCAACCAATTGATCATGGGGATTGTTATTCACGAAGAAATCACCGAGGATGAAATTGAAAAACTGAAAGAAGTGGACATGATGACACAGGCCATGCAACAACTGGCGGATCACTTTCCTCAAATCAAACAAACACTGATTGATGAACGGGATCAGTATATGGCAGAAAAACTGAGGCAGATTGAGGGAAATAAAATTGTGGCTGTTGTCGGTGCTGGTCATGTGCCGGGAATGCTCCGCGAAATGGGACAGGAACATGATTTCAACGAGCTTGAAAGCAAGCCGCCTCCCGGTAAATGGGGCCGCCTCCTGAAATGGGGAATCCCCGGTGTGATCATTGGTATCATTACCTATGGTTTTTTGAGACTGGATTCTCAGGTGAGTACAGAAATGATTTTTCGCTGGTTCTGGATCAATGGATCGCTCTCCGCCCTGGGAACCATGATCGCGATGGGGCATCCTGTCACATGGCTTACCGCCTTTGTCGCGGCACCTTTCACATCACTCAACCCGACTATTGCGGCAGGCTGGGTCGCGGGAATGGTGGAGTTAATGATACGAAAACCCCAGGTCAAGGATTTTGAATTTCTGGGGGAAGACATTCAACATTTCAAAGGATTCTGGACCAACCGGATCACACGGACTCTGATGGTTGTCATTCTGGCCAATGTTGGCAGTAGCATTGGAACTATTCTGGGTGGAATGGCTGTTGTGTCCCTGTTGAAATAA
- a CDS encoding LPP20 family lipoprotein, giving the protein MKKSIIRLLPFLMLLLVSACSSALTTPVVQEGTKTESQPEWVRTLGRYATGIGAIGSAPQSPLGTQTQRNQAIMTARNQLAAQLQTILQNAATETEKQLQEASPSRASVIASVFTENTTRQIANEVLVGSTPIEQWKDPQSNELYVWVVIEEKNAIPQIRASMSKKLSAAGAEHQESLTLMDQNIDKGYEQLGKKRP; this is encoded by the coding sequence ATGAAAAAATCTATAATACGCCTTCTTCCATTTTTGATGTTGCTCCTGGTGAGCGCATGCTCTTCTGCTTTAACGACTCCCGTGGTTCAGGAAGGAACCAAAACCGAAAGCCAACCCGAGTGGGTCCGCACACTGGGGCGGTATGCCACAGGTATTGGAGCAATCGGTAGCGCTCCGCAATCTCCATTGGGAACACAAACCCAGCGGAATCAGGCCATCATGACCGCCCGGAATCAGTTAGCGGCTCAACTCCAGACGATTTTGCAGAACGCCGCCACCGAAACGGAAAAGCAACTTCAGGAAGCATCCCCTTCCAGAGCCAGTGTCATTGCTTCTGTGTTTACTGAAAATACGACTCGTCAGATTGCCAATGAGGTGCTGGTGGGATCGACCCCGATTGAACAGTGGAAAGATCCTCAAAGCAACGAACTTTATGTGTGGGTGGTGATTGAAGAAAAAAACGCGATTCCCCAGATTCGGGCATCCATGAGCAAAAAACTCTCAGCGGCAGGAGCCGAGCATCAGGAATCTCTCACCCTCATGGATCAGAATATTGATAAAGGTTATGAACAACTGGGTAAAAAACGTCCCTGA
- a CDS encoding TlpA family protein disulfide reductase: MKTYFHIQSPCFGRILLLGLCLFLSGFWTPIQAQPIQAPRFRLSNLEGTPFYSTKAKGQVIVVSFFFTRCPPCIKEMPELYQFMQRKGLLRNLLFVDSYVEGLGIQDAPDTEKDIRLFVQTLGIPEANTYHDRMGAMTKNFANLELFPQAKKSETLLVFPTIVIIDRQGQVAYVQEGSDTKIFEILERLL, translated from the coding sequence ATGAAAACGTACTTTCACATCCAATCTCCATGTTTCGGGAGGATTCTTCTACTGGGACTGTGTCTGTTTCTGTCAGGCTTTTGGACACCGATTCAGGCCCAGCCGATTCAGGCTCCCAGGTTCCGGTTGTCCAATCTGGAGGGAACCCCGTTTTATTCCACCAAAGCCAAAGGGCAGGTGATCGTGGTCTCATTTTTTTTTACACGCTGTCCCCCTTGTATCAAGGAAATGCCGGAACTCTATCAGTTCATGCAACGGAAAGGACTCTTGCGGAACCTGCTGTTTGTGGATTCTTACGTGGAAGGACTGGGAATTCAGGACGCTCCTGACACTGAAAAAGACATCCGTCTCTTTGTTCAAACGTTGGGGATTCCTGAAGCTAATACCTATCATGACAGGATGGGAGCCATGACTAAAAATTTTGCCAATCTGGAGCTGTTTCCACAGGCCAAAAAATCGGAAACGCTACTGGTCTTTCCCACGATTGTCATCATAGACAGGCAGGGGCAGGTGGCTTATGTTCAGGAAGGTTCTGATACCAAAATCTTTGAGATCCTGGAGAGGCTGTTATGA